The Hippoglossus hippoglossus isolate fHipHip1 chromosome 21, fHipHip1.pri, whole genome shotgun sequence genomic sequence GGACTGACCGGAGACTTTTAGTTCGTGGACTTTTATTTACCTCCTTGAAGATTTGAATTGTGACTTTTAGTTTCTCAAACTTTCCTGGACTCATTTGGTCtcattttcacttgttttaagTCTCACGATGCGACTTTTTCTTGCGTGGAGGAGCCGCAGGGGACAAACAGTCCCGGTGAAAAGGTTCCAGGGCTGTTAAAGTGATTGGATCGTGACCAGCGGAGATGAACTTTCTCCACAATGATTGCTGCAGCTCTGGTGAATGACTGACAGCTCggtggtggagctgcagggacACAGTGGATTGACCCACAGACGCGGAACTTGTTTAAATCATAGAGACGCATGAGGGCGAAGATTTCTTTCAGGCTTCAGAGATGAAATCATGAGTTAAATCCAACTTTTCCTTcacttttattacttttatccTCTCAATTAGTTTAGATTAATAGTTTAATAGAATGTTGTTTTCCCCCATGGCACTCATGGGGAGGTGCGCGCCACGCAGCCCGGTGCTCCCGCGGCCCCTcgtgttttctctcctgctgctcctccgtgGTGCGGGTCTCACCTCCGCAGCCTCCAAGGACCTGGTGTGCGAGCCCATCACGGTGCCCATGTGCAAGGGCATCGTCTACAACCTGACCTACATGCCCAACCAGTTCAACCACGACACCCAGGAGGAGGTGGGCCTGGAGGTGCACCAGTTCTGGCCCCTGGTGCGCATCCACTGCTCCCCGGACCTGCTCTTCTTCCTGTGCAGCATGTACACCCCCATCTGTCTGCCGGACTACCGCAAGCCGCTGCCGCCCTGCCGCTCCGTGTGCGAGCGGGCCAAGCGCGGCTGCTCCCCGCTCATGAGCCAGTACGGCTTCGAGTGGCCCGAGAGGATGAGCTGCGAGCGGCTGCCTCAGCTGGGGGACGAGACCCTGTGCATGGACCAGAACAGCAGCGAGACCACCACACTGGCTCCCCCGTTCCCCAAACCCACCCCTAAAGGCCGGACCAGACCCCCGAGCCCCCCTAAGTGTGACAGGGAGTGCCGCTGCAGAGACCCCCTGGTCCCCATCAAGAGGGAGTCCCACGCCCTGTACGGCCGGGTGCAGACCGGGCCCCTGCCCAACTGTGCCCAGCCCTGCCACCAGCACTACTTCTCAGCTGATGAACGGGCCTTCACCAGCTTCTGGGTGGGCCTCTGGTCGGTGCTGTGCTTCGTCTCCACCTTGACCACTGTGGCCACCTTCCTCATTGACATGGAGCGCTTCAAGTACCCAGAGAGGCCCATCATCTTCCTGGCTGCCTGCTACCTCTTCGTCTCCTTGGGTTATATCATCCGCCTGGTGGCAGGTCATGAGCGGGTGGCCTGTGGTGCCAGCAGCGGTGCTGGTGGTGGAGACCAGCTGCACATCCTCTACGACACCACAGGCCCGGCTCTCTGCACCCTGGTCTTCTTGTTGGTGTACTTCTTCGGCATGGCCAGTTCCATCTGGTGGGTGGTGTTGTCCTTCACCTGGTTCCTGGCTGCAGGGATGAAGTGGGGCAGCGAGGCCATTGCTGGATACTCTCAGTACTTCCACCTCGCCGCTTGGCTCATCCCCAGCGTCAAGACCATCGTGGTCCTGGCCCTCAGCTCTGTGGATGGGGACCCTGTGGCTGGGATCTGCTACGTGGGGAACCAGAGTCTGGAGAACCTCAGGGGATTCGTACTTGCTCCTCTGGTGGTTTACCTCTTCACTGGTTCTCTGTTCTTGCTCGCaggttttgtttctctcttccGCATCAGAAGCATCATCAAGCAAGGTGGCACCAAGACGGACAAACTGGAGCGGCTGATGATCCGCATTGGGCTCTTCACGGTGCTCTACACCGTCCCAGCCACCATCGTGGTGGCCTGCCTGGTCTACGAGCAGCACTACAGGCCCGGCTGGGAGCGAGCCTTGGCCTGCTCCTGCCTGACTGAGCGCCAGCGCTCGGGCCTTGGTCCGGACTACGCCGTCTTCATGCTCAAGTACTTCATGTGCTTGGTGGTGGGCATCACCTCAGGAGTGTGGATTTGGTCAGGAAAAACCCTGGAGTCCTGGAGGAGGTTTGTGGCTCGATGCTGCCCCTGCTGGCTGCAGAAGGCCACGGCTCCACCCTCCATGTACAGTGAGGCCAGTACTGCTTTAACTGGACACACTGGAACTGGGCTGACATCAGGGATCTATCACAAAGCTGCTCCCTCTCATATATGAACTGGCtggacttattattattattgttatgttcATATACACACTGAACAGTTTCCTGTGTGGACACTTAGAAACACACAATCCAAACACTCCAGAACGAGATGTGGACACACATCTGCAGGACTGTGACTCTGATTATCAGCTCAAATTAAAAAacggaaaaaataaacaaataaccTGAATCATAGAAAATGTAacttgaaaaaatataaatgtatttgaaaaaactgaatcaaacaATTGAACTGCTTTAAAGAGCTGGAAAACGTCATTTAATTGTTCAGTCAGAGACACAAGGATCCTCGATGGGATCAAAcgttcttcttcctgtttgtttatcCTGagcactgagagagaaaaacatatttatttatgtaaatattgtataaatttgatgtaaaaaaatgagaaaattagTTGTATAGTGTGATGATTAGTTAGTAAACAACCAATGTCACTGCCACAAGTCAAGAGTGAGACACCAGGGAAACGAATCTCATCTGATTTGAAGTGTGTATAAATTTGTACATATCAGTGTTTGAGTTTGACGTCGAGTGTTTTTGTACTATTACAAACTGAAAAGTTTTTTCTCAGACTTTAGAGTCACTTATGGACGACTCcagtttctgaagagtgaattAGTTTAGTCAATGACATGTAAAAGAACAGGGTGAAACTGCCCTTGGCCTTTAGCCCCACCTGCTGGTTGACAGAGGAACTGATCACACCAGGGACTCAAACATGGACCTCACTAGAATTACATGAGGCCAGAGATCCTCaagtatgaaatataaaaatagtgGAGACAACAAAATCCACAATTGGATTAATTTTCTTAGAcataatcaacattttaaaaataatttctgcTGTGGATTCTCTGGTGTCCTCAGCGTCCTCCTCGAGGTCCCTGGACCTCATCTTGAGAACCgttgctctgtttttctaatgaTTTCATGTCACAGACTCTGAACAGACGAAAAATTCACACGTTGATCGATTTTTGACACAATAACTCAACTAATAGATAACTTAACCACAGACGGGTTCGATAATCGACCAATTATAAAAGTTATTTCTATATAAGTTTCAGTTAGATTTTGCTTTAGTTTCAAAACATTGTAcaataattctttttttttgttctgaaaaagcaatttcatttcatcatgttCATTTCTGGAGACTTTTACAAGCCAGCAAAGCTCTTATCAGTTTCCAACAAAGCTGTATGCTGTCGTATAATGTGAAGGAGCCTCACGTCTTctctcagaggtcagaggtcacgtttTGTGAGTGTACAAATGAACTGAAACAAATCAACCTGCAACTGGAAGAAACTACAGAAAGTGAAGCTGTCCCACAGAGATCACTGTAAACAGTCACATTACAAAACAGAATTTATTGATAAAATAactaaaaaataactaattaaacttaggtgtttttaaagtttatttaatcatcagtttgtttcctgcctccttcctcctgcGGTGATGTGTTGTGACGTCAGTGTTGTTGGCCAGTTGTGTTAACTACTGTGTCCACGTGTTAGAAAATGTCTAATTTATTAGTCTGATTTGAGTGAATGCGATTATGAGAGTGATGATGTATGATGATAAATGTCGGTAAAAACCGACAtttaggtttgtttgtttgttgaagtgtaaatctgtttttcacacCGAGATAAACtctttaaaagattttaaaatgttgtagaTTTTGATTCATATTGTGGAATTAAAAGTGAGTCGATCTCTAGTTTATGTCtcataaacgtgtgtgtgtctgtatgtgccaaataaaatgagttttgtttttaccgAAGGGCAGAGAGCAGTTTTTCCCTCAGGTGTGCAAGAATAAAGATGTGTGCAGCAGTTGGTCAACCTCTATTTTAATTTATGCTTAAAAGCGATTAGAAGAAAACAGTAgaacacatgtatatatatacactcaccggccactttattaggtacaccttgctagtaccgggttggacccccttttgccttaattcttcgtagcatagattcaacaaggcGTGGCGTTTAAACGATGTTCAATTGGtactaaggggcccaaagtgtgccaagaaaatatcccccacaccattacaccacctGAACCGCTGATACAAGACAGGAtggatacaaggcaggatggatccatgctttcatgttgtttacgccaaattctgaccctaccatctgaatgtcgcagctgaaatcgagactcatcagaccaggcaacgtttttccaatcttctattgtccaattttggtgagcctgtgcaaattgtagcctcagtttcctgttcttagctgacaggagtggcacccggtgtggtcttctgctgctgcagcccatctgcttcaaggttcgacgtgttgtgcgttcagagatggtcttctgcataccttggttgtaacgagtggttatttgagttactgttgcctttctatcatctcaaaccactctgcccattctcctctgacatcaacaaggcattttcgtccacacaactgccgctcactggatattttctctttttcagaccattctctgtaaaccctagagatggttgtgCGTGAAAATCacagtagatcagcagtttttgaaatactcagacgAGCCAgtctggcaccaacaaccatgccacgttcaaagtcacttaaatcccctttcttccccattctgatgctcggtttgaacttcagcaagtcgtcttcaccacgtctagatgcctaaatgcattgacttgctgccatgtgattggctgattaactatttgtgttaacaagcaattgaacaggtgtgcctaataaagtggccggtgagtgtatgtatgtatgtatgtatgtatgtatgtatatatatatatatattttttaaaattgtatttgtgaaACGTAACTTGACTCAAGAGTTTAATATCCATGGAAACATTGAATTCACCTTGTATTCTCCACATATTAAAACTGTTAGGTTTGCTTAATGGTTTTAACATGACAACTTATCTGTATTGAAATCATTTAGCCacctctgtaaaaaaaaaataagatccTTCTTTAacattctcatttaaaaaatgtaagcCCATTGAAACATGTCGTCTGACCTGCTTCATGCAGACAAACTGAATGTGATGTCTGTTCTGTCACGAGGTGAGATCACACTAGAAGTCGCCGGCTCGTACCATCGTCCTCCATCTTAAAACCGCTCTCTGATTGTCGCCTCATAGACCAGAATCCAATGCATTCATTCACAAAGGTATTAATAGTAGTAaggactttctttaacattgggaaATCGGTcacattcaggggactgatatctttgtgtgatatttggtgcagcttgatttaatttaaggcGACTGCTGGACTTGGTGACGGTTTGACTCAGAGTACCCTTTATTTTCTCACCAACCATCATTTTTGACCTTAGGGTGTCAACGCTCTTTGTTCCAGgtgaggctgctgcagctgggacGCGTCGTACACTGGTTGTACAAATAAATCAGCTTTGTGCTACGACAGCACGGCAAGTcgaacactaacacacacacaccgatcatacacacaaaacacaacagtttgcaattaacacaacacatcttTGTTACATGAttagtgtttatttaaaatactccatctgcaaatgtttttcttttcaattaaaaacaagacaaatttCACAGCTAGTGGCCTACATAGTAAGCAAAAAGGAGGGGGGTGTCCATCAGTCTCTTTTCCCCCTCATCTATGTAGTTCGTTCATAAGCTCTGGTCAGGGTCTGGGACAAGCACAGGGCTTGGTGATCTGTAGAGCGCCTCCTTGAGGGGGAGGCAGGATTTGAGGGGCACAATACTGAGCCTGGACAGTGTGGACCCAACCTACATTATGTTTAAGCTGCTACATGGAGCCAGTCTGTAGTAGAACTGATTCAGAATCTGTAAAATGTGTCCAGTTTGACCACATGTAGAGTTTATCTCCAAAGTGAAGCTGATCCCAGATTggcacctgacacacacacacacacgaccgtCGACTGAAGTTGTGCTGACTTCAGACAGCTGCTGTAGaatatttatactttaataCTTCTCATTTGAGACATGCTCTATGCTAAATCCAAATAGGTAGATAATTTACTCAGACAGGATGCAACACCACTGGTATCAACAGTAAACACGTTTGATTTACACTCTCAATTTCTTTTGGTTTGATTTCTAATTTACAAGAAGGAACATTTTTAGGGCTGGGTGATATAACTacaataatcatcataataCAATTAGCATGAATAGAAATATAACCAAAGTCCAATATATTGCTTATGCAAGGAGGTATACtacttaattttattttaatgttctACCTCAGATTTATCACGTGTTTAtaattctctgctcataaagaagagtttaaaaccacaacctccaCTCATGATCAAAAATCTGTCTCActttacagaaaataataatgtaataaatattgtgataattatttatATCTAAATGTTTTCTAGATAATCTAGATACTATTTTTGCCCgtatcgcccagccctagtattttgaatttgttgtgcctattcaaatatttattttggtgATGTTGTATGGTTTCTTTTCTCGTCCACAAatcccacaaaaaaaacaggaataaacTGACCTCAAAATAACCGTGTGAtatctcatgtctttgttctCCAATAACAGAACAAACCAACTGTCTTAACTGCTACAGATAGTTAAGAGTCAGAACGTTTTTAGACTGACTTGCACAacagtggttttattttaatgggaTTTGGAGAATCATAAAAAATATCGTCTAACACCAATCTAATCTTCAAGGCtatgttgaaatatttttgcaAGAATTAAATCTTAATGACAATTCCCAAGACTACTCCTTAGTGATCGACTGCACCAGAGCCAGTTCTAATACACGTCCTCAGGGAAATAAGGGCCAgttgagaaataaataaagaaaaaaattgtaaaaacaaTAGTTTCAGGTTTCACAATCATGCAGCTCTACAGCTGTGATGTAAATTTCTGTTGAGTCAGGTCACACTGTAGCATGGTAAGCCTGAATACTGCCTGGTGTGGCTGCGTCAACCCCGTGAGGCAGCCATGTTTGGGGGGGGTACTGTGGGTTAGCTAGGCTTTGGGAGAGGGCAGATGGCAGCAGTGTGGCCTATGACAGCACAGCGTTGGAGCGTTGTATACCTATCAGGTTGTCAGCGCTGAAGGATCGTCTTATCACTGCTCGGCTCAGGTCTTTGTACTTGTCCTCACATAGTCTTGAAATGGCCtgggcagaaaaacacacaaaacaaggtAATCGGTAAGTTCTCCTTGAATATGTAAGAacattttttaactttgcattCACTGCTGGTAATCAAGTTCTCCCTTTTAGGTGCTCAAAGACTCGTGTGTCAAGCCTCAAGGGCAGACATAAATGCAACAACAGTGacggatttaaaaaataaaacatagtagtgtggatgtagcctgaggtCAGAGGCAGAACACAATAAAAGTGCAGAAagttaaatattacaaataaatcATAGTTAGACAACCTCAAAGACCAGAAGTTACTGGTCGAGGTCTGAGGAGAGCAGCTCACCTCTAGTTTCTGGGCACGCTGGTTGTTCAGAGGCTCCAGAGGGAAGTTGAGGTTGTTGTCATCAGCCAGCTGCCGCAGATCAAAGTAGTACTTGGCATAGACACTGGCTGGCACATTGATATTGAACTGGAGAAGCTCCAGGAAGTGACGCTCCATCTCATTCCTGGGAAAAGACAACGGAGGGTTAatacagacaaagacaaagagcaaagaggTTCTGATCACTCTTAACTCTGAAGCTGAAAGTACAACAGAGGACAGAAGAtgccaaatataaatatgtaagaGACCTGAGGACAGTGTGAACAGATACATGATGGATTAGGTAAACattcaacaaaaatatacacaataaCTACAGTAATACATACGTTCAAATTTTACAAATTTGGGAATGAATAATCTTGTGATGATGAGAATGAACACAATTGCAACTAGAGTGGCACTACGAGCGCATAACTCCAACAAggcagtgaaaatgaaaattagaAACCTAGAAATGTATTAATGCATGAATGGATGTGAAAGTGCTGATCTCAGAGACAGTGTATTGATCAAGCAAGATCCAAAAGCATGCAAACCACTTCTAACTGAAACACGGATGCCTAATATATTGTAAAATTACTTTTTAGTTGAAGTTTAAATCATGAGTTATGATGACTCTATTAACAAATCATAGAAATGTTCTGCAACCATTCTTTTGAAGAAAAGCCACTGTTAATAAGATCAATAGTCAAAACTACGATCACAAGTGATGAtcacaaaataaattacatttaaaatctcATGAGATCCTGTTGAATCTTAATAGATCAAAACGGCATCATGTCAGAGGAGGTGGAAAAAAGGGGGACGTGGatttgtgtttggattttgaTCAGCCAGAATACAGATGGGAACTGAGGACAGCTTTTGAATAGAAGACAactatttgtatatttttttttcattatatttttctttagtGGTTTGGTCCTTGTTGATCTGAGCAGCAGAAAAGATACGATTTTAGTGAAGAAATGGTCGTACTCTAAAACTGGAACACAAAACGTATCTCCTTACAAACTTCTATGTCATTTATTTGACTAAGTTCTCGCACACACATTGAAACTCGCAGGTAATCAGACATGTCTCTGCAAACACCCTGCTGGAGTATCACAGCTCGTCTTTTCCTGACTACAAGCTCCGacattctcctcctcatcatcatcacagcaaTGAGAAGAGCTGAGGGAGGTGGTCGCCAAGGAGACAGCATCCGGGATGCTTTGTTGGTCAGCaaaggtggtgtgtgtgtgagcgagcgtgagtgtgtgtgtgatgtctggTCTCC encodes the following:
- the fzd5 gene encoding frizzled-5 is translated as MLFSPMALMGRCAPRSPVLPRPLVFSLLLLLRGAGLTSAASKDLVCEPITVPMCKGIVYNLTYMPNQFNHDTQEEVGLEVHQFWPLVRIHCSPDLLFFLCSMYTPICLPDYRKPLPPCRSVCERAKRGCSPLMSQYGFEWPERMSCERLPQLGDETLCMDQNSSETTTLAPPFPKPTPKGRTRPPSPPKCDRECRCRDPLVPIKRESHALYGRVQTGPLPNCAQPCHQHYFSADERAFTSFWVGLWSVLCFVSTLTTVATFLIDMERFKYPERPIIFLAACYLFVSLGYIIRLVAGHERVACGASSGAGGGDQLHILYDTTGPALCTLVFLLVYFFGMASSIWWVVLSFTWFLAAGMKWGSEAIAGYSQYFHLAAWLIPSVKTIVVLALSSVDGDPVAGICYVGNQSLENLRGFVLAPLVVYLFTGSLFLLAGFVSLFRIRSIIKQGGTKTDKLERLMIRIGLFTVLYTVPATIVVACLVYEQHYRPGWERALACSCLTERQRSGLGPDYAVFMLKYFMCLVVGITSGVWIWSGKTLESWRRFVARCCPCWLQKATAPPSMYSEASTALTGHTGTGLTSGIYHKAAPSHI